A genomic window from Slackia heliotrinireducens DSM 20476 includes:
- a CDS encoding oligosaccharide flippase family protein: protein MDIQRKSLANNTLMLFLLTGSNYVFGLITVPYLTRVLGADLYGQIGFGSAFYTIALLFLDFGFLLSGTLEIAKCGDDRDSIERVYSAVLSAKVMVAIPVTIVASVIILFVDRFNTDPVFYFWWYFYAVSNSMVPDFLYRGLENMSSVTIRNVIVKAVFAACIFLFVQSHSQYMLVPVFHFVGAAVALIIMYVHVRNHLGLHVRKVPFRDVWDQVKKSSLYFLSRIAGTVFSSMNTMVLGFIAPTGPTLGYYTATNTAIHAGQQAITPVTGSLFPNIVRTKNYKMVLKVAFWGEVILISGCVAVAIIAEPLCIFVFGPEYAGMTSMLRIMLPMIPITLLTYLFGWAGLGSMGKDVVTNVSVIVGAVFHASVLAVLFLFGYLDVYTMCIATVATQMLILAIRAFAFVKGLLDLKRRSSSAGVESLW, encoded by the coding sequence CGGTGCCGATTTGTATGGACAAATTGGGTTCGGCAGCGCATTTTACACGATAGCCCTGCTGTTCCTCGATTTTGGATTTCTATTGTCGGGCACGTTAGAAATAGCGAAATGTGGAGACGATCGCGATTCGATAGAACGCGTTTATTCTGCTGTATTGTCTGCGAAAGTGATGGTGGCTATTCCCGTAACTATCGTAGCAAGCGTAATTATATTGTTTGTCGACCGTTTCAACACCGATCCCGTTTTTTATTTCTGGTGGTATTTCTACGCGGTCTCGAATTCAATGGTTCCAGATTTTCTGTACCGTGGACTTGAGAACATGTCTTCTGTAACCATTCGAAACGTCATTGTTAAAGCGGTGTTCGCTGCATGCATATTTCTGTTCGTGCAATCGCATAGCCAGTATATGCTTGTCCCTGTGTTTCATTTTGTGGGAGCCGCCGTCGCGCTCATTATCATGTATGTGCATGTGCGCAATCATTTAGGTCTCCATGTGCGTAAAGTACCCTTTCGGGACGTATGGGATCAAGTTAAAAAATCCTCGCTGTATTTCCTGTCTAGGATTGCCGGGACGGTATTCTCAAGCATGAACACTATGGTGCTTGGCTTCATTGCCCCGACAGGTCCGACGCTTGGATACTACACAGCTACTAATACCGCTATTCATGCTGGACAGCAGGCCATAACGCCTGTGACAGGTAGCCTATTCCCGAACATCGTACGCACGAAGAACTATAAGATGGTTTTAAAGGTAGCGTTTTGGGGTGAGGTTATTCTGATTTCTGGCTGTGTTGCAGTCGCGATCATTGCTGAGCCTCTTTGTATATTTGTATTCGGCCCAGAGTATGCCGGGATGACTTCTATGCTTCGAATAATGTTGCCTATGATTCCGATTACGTTGCTTACGTATCTATTTGGTTGGGCAGGTCTCGGCTCCATGGGTAAAGACGTCGTAACTAACGTCTCCGTTATCGTGGGCGCCGTTTTTCACGCATCTGTTTTGGCGGTCTTGTTCTTGTTTGGCTATTTGGACGTTTATACGATGTGCATTGCCACAGTTGCTACGCAGATGCTAATTCTGGCCATTCGCGCATTTGCGTTCGTAAAGGGGCTTCTTGACTTGAAGCGCCGTAGCTCGTCTGCTGGGGTGGAATCCTTATGGTAG
- a CDS encoding LicD family protein, with protein sequence MVEMTLDEIHEAELGMLECLDAFCEQHDISYYLAYGTLLGAIRHGGFIPWDDDADVWLLRKDYDRFLSLFEEDETYRLIRPFQPEYGFGWAKILDKRTAYRHESVVRPDDYGLTIDLFPLDCDGGEAFFQRMQKLSRLRKIKWYKHKAGSVQGPKRILKKVLARFVPERLIDERGFQAALDSGQKNGRVLNCFSRYTYKQESADASHFVPGLKLAFEGEHHFSVPRDPERVLERIYGKDWRVPVVDSHPTKVFWRDGFPSK encoded by the coding sequence ATGGTAGAGATGACGCTGGATGAGATCCATGAAGCTGAGCTAGGGATGTTGGAGTGCCTGGATGCGTTCTGTGAGCAGCACGATATTTCATATTACCTTGCTTACGGAACGCTGCTTGGTGCAATAAGACATGGGGGATTTATCCCGTGGGATGACGATGCTGATGTATGGTTACTTCGAAAGGATTACGATCGTTTCCTAAGTTTATTCGAAGAGGATGAGACATACAGATTAATTCGTCCTTTCCAGCCTGAATATGGCTTCGGATGGGCGAAGATTCTTGACAAGAGGACAGCCTATAGGCACGAAAGCGTCGTTAGGCCTGATGATTATGGACTTACAATAGATTTGTTTCCCCTCGACTGTGATGGGGGAGAAGCATTCTTCCAAAGAATGCAGAAGTTATCGAGATTGAGGAAGATTAAGTGGTATAAGCATAAGGCTGGCAGCGTTCAGGGGCCAAAACGGATACTAAAGAAAGTCTTAGCTAGGTTTGTACCCGAACGTCTTATTGATGAACGAGGCTTTCAAGCCGCGCTTGATAGCGGGCAGAAAAATGGCCGGGTCTTAAACTGTTTCTCGCGTTACACCTATAAGCAGGAGAGTGCGGATGCGAGCCATTTTGTGCCTGGTTTAAAACTGGCTTTTGAAGGCGAGCATCATTTCTCTGTGCCACGAGATCCCGAAAGGGTTTTAGAGCGAATCTATGGAAAAGACTGGAGGGTTCCTGTCGTCGATTCGCATCCGACAAAGGTTTTTTGGCGAGATGGGTTTCCGTCGAAGTGA
- a CDS encoding XRE family transcriptional regulator, with protein MTIATNIKLRRLELGLTQDQLARAIGYRSRSAVAKIESDATDLPVSKLLLLAQALDTTPERLLEGAGEFSYSDAGSESRATRVDHGQPRVAAVILAGGRSSRNMRNVPNQFISILGRPVVDYCMEAYQSHPMVDEIYVVCLEGFEDIMNAYARRRKVTKLVKILPAGKTGVLSARKGYQALCDKGYRPSDIVVFQESTRPFVTEEMITGLIQATREKGSVITGEVRSDNVQFFQDDNGGLKYLDRNKIIDLQSPDAHKISVVRDVFKRADNEGHELVESNIGMLMYNLGFTLNFREGARNNIKILREEDVAVATALLKQQG; from the coding sequence GTGACCATCGCCACTAATATCAAACTCCGCCGTCTTGAGCTTGGTCTTACGCAGGACCAGCTTGCGCGCGCAATAGGTTACAGATCGCGTTCGGCGGTTGCGAAGATCGAATCTGACGCGACCGACTTGCCGGTATCGAAGCTTCTTTTGTTGGCTCAGGCACTTGATACAACGCCCGAACGCCTATTGGAGGGTGCGGGCGAGTTTTCGTATTCCGATGCTGGTAGCGAGAGCCGTGCGACTCGAGTGGACCATGGTCAGCCGCGAGTCGCGGCGGTAATCCTGGCTGGGGGACGTTCTTCAAGAAACATGCGAAACGTTCCGAACCAGTTCATCAGCATTCTTGGTAGGCCCGTAGTGGACTATTGCATGGAGGCCTACCAATCTCATCCAATGGTGGATGAGATTTACGTTGTATGCCTTGAGGGCTTTGAGGACATTATGAATGCTTACGCCAGAAGGCGTAAAGTTACTAAGCTCGTCAAGATTCTGCCCGCAGGTAAGACAGGGGTGCTCTCTGCACGCAAGGGTTATCAGGCGCTTTGCGACAAAGGGTACAGGCCTAGCGACATAGTTGTGTTCCAGGAATCAACGCGCCCATTCGTAACCGAAGAAATGATTACGGGACTCATACAGGCAACGAGAGAAAAAGGCAGCGTCATAACGGGTGAAGTCAGATCGGATAACGTTCAATTCTTTCAGGATGACAATGGCGGGCTGAAGTATCTCGATCGCAATAAGATCATAGACCTTCAGTCTCCGGATGCGCACAAGATTTCAGTAGTTAGAGATGTATTCAAGCGTGCAGACAATGAAGGTCATGAGCTGGTTGAGAGCAACATTGGCATGCTTATGTACAATCTCGGATTCACTCTTAATTTCAGAGAAGGCGCTCGCAACAACATAAAAATCCTCAGGGAAGAGGACGTTGCTGTTGCTACGGCTCTATTAAAGCAGCAAGGTTAA
- a CDS encoding IspD/TarI family cytidylyltransferase: MIVAMVLAGGTGNRVGAGMPKQFIKVLGKPVLAYTLEEFQKNENIDAIELVCHAEWIDEAKSIIEQYGITKAKWICRGGDTYQGSTANGVLNLKDVLADDDILVSAFGAAPMVAQEDIDDSIRVCKLHGNGISSTDIDLCTCEKADEESSTVSVVRETLKGFANPWTFRYGELRDAYEHAIATGMLDELEPHTTSLYFALGKRIWFSKFTSPQVKITRKSDIDFFEGWLLLQERRKNQASEG; encoded by the coding sequence ATGATTGTGGCTATGGTGCTTGCTGGCGGCACGGGAAACCGTGTTGGCGCTGGTATGCCGAAGCAGTTCATTAAGGTTCTTGGCAAGCCGGTGCTTGCGTATACCCTCGAAGAGTTCCAGAAGAACGAAAACATAGATGCAATAGAGCTGGTGTGTCATGCCGAATGGATTGATGAAGCAAAGTCCATTATCGAGCAATATGGCATCACCAAGGCGAAATGGATATGCCGAGGCGGCGATACCTATCAGGGTTCGACAGCAAATGGCGTGCTCAATCTGAAGGATGTGCTTGCGGATGACGACATCCTTGTGAGCGCATTCGGCGCAGCTCCTATGGTTGCCCAAGAGGATATTGATGACTCCATCCGTGTTTGCAAGCTGCACGGCAACGGTATTTCTTCAACTGACATCGATTTGTGCACATGCGAAAAGGCTGATGAAGAGTCTTCGACGGTAAGCGTTGTGAGAGAAACGCTTAAGGGCTTCGCGAATCCCTGGACCTTCCGCTACGGGGAATTGAGGGATGCCTATGAGCACGCGATTGCAACTGGAATGCTTGACGAACTCGAGCCCCATACGACATCGCTGTACTTCGCACTCGGCAAGCGTATCTGGTTCTCAAAGTTCACCTCGCCGCAGGTGAAGATCACTCGAAAATCCGACATCGACTTTTTCGAAGGCTGGCTCCTGCTGCAAGAGCGCAGGAAGAACCAAGCTTCCGAAGGATGA
- a CDS encoding CTP--phosphocholine cytidylyltransferase translates to MITYKEFEVVKALLDGTVKDAEQIYKQTRHYVFKDADEVSELMRGLEAKGYLADGKLTESGMAEIEPCKVRNAVILAAGGADITAKSVYNMPKGLFMKDGETLIERQIRQLKEVGVDDITVVIAYKQELYFFLQDKWGVTLEINPDLKKNNIHSLYTVRDRLGGTYICNCDNYFEENPFSSYEYNSFHATVFKEDATDELVVRTNESGRILKVESCAKSGECIYGHAYMDPAFAARFVRFMEEEEPDFRISHLFWEEFVSRHVDDLDMYAHEYPADMVLEFDHIQEIQNIEGLFLGNVSGRINSKICEVLDCTEDEIADIVVLEKGLSNILFTFVVRGERYIFRYPGDSTAFFIYRKNECLAQKLGAAAHADDTYVYIDETGLKISKFRENCIDLHGVYYEDVELMKRVAKKIRAFHDEGCGLENWEEYNYDPIYQTERLFKEASKMKGDLFKVFEKEWAMMHLLQKYADMDGVEHTMCHNDINIDNVLLTEDTLDIIDWEFAGYNDPGYDFGRVIAGLDYEVDEPKIDDILEAYFGRPATEGEHLHWMAYSAIHNWYYVGWALYKESIGESSRDWMLFFFKQTKKLAEWCLPRYEAKYGKID, encoded by the coding sequence ATGATTACGTATAAGGAATTCGAAGTCGTAAAGGCGCTGCTCGACGGTACCGTCAAAGACGCAGAGCAGATTTACAAGCAGACGCGACACTATGTGTTTAAGGACGCTGACGAGGTGTCCGAGCTGATGCGCGGGCTTGAAGCCAAGGGTTATCTCGCCGATGGCAAGCTGACTGAATCCGGAATGGCCGAAATCGAGCCCTGCAAGGTTCGCAATGCGGTCATCCTTGCTGCTGGCGGTGCGGACATTACTGCAAAGTCTGTTTACAACATGCCCAAGGGTCTGTTCATGAAAGACGGCGAGACGCTTATCGAACGTCAGATCCGCCAGTTGAAGGAAGTCGGCGTCGACGACATTACGGTCGTGATTGCTTACAAGCAAGAGCTGTACTTCTTCCTGCAGGACAAATGGGGTGTGACACTTGAAATCAACCCTGATTTGAAGAAGAACAACATCCATTCGCTGTACACGGTTCGCGACCGTTTGGGCGGAACCTACATCTGCAACTGCGACAATTACTTCGAAGAGAATCCATTCTCTTCCTACGAATACAATTCCTTCCACGCAACGGTGTTCAAGGAGGATGCTACCGATGAGCTGGTCGTTCGTACGAACGAAAGCGGTCGAATCCTGAAGGTCGAAAGCTGTGCGAAAAGTGGTGAATGCATCTACGGGCATGCTTATATGGACCCCGCGTTTGCAGCTCGCTTCGTCCGCTTTATGGAAGAAGAGGAGCCTGACTTCCGCATCTCCCATTTGTTCTGGGAGGAATTCGTTTCGCGTCATGTGGACGACTTGGACATGTACGCGCACGAATACCCGGCCGACATGGTGCTCGAATTCGACCACATCCAGGAGATCCAGAACATTGAAGGCCTGTTCCTTGGCAACGTGAGCGGTCGCATCAACTCGAAGATATGCGAAGTGCTGGATTGCACCGAGGATGAGATCGCTGATATCGTGGTACTTGAAAAGGGTCTTTCGAACATCTTGTTCACGTTCGTAGTTCGCGGCGAGCGCTACATTTTCCGCTATCCTGGAGACTCCACAGCATTCTTCATCTACCGTAAGAACGAATGCCTTGCTCAGAAGCTGGGTGCGGCTGCCCATGCGGATGATACATATGTCTACATTGACGAGACCGGCCTTAAGATCTCCAAGTTCCGCGAGAACTGCATCGACCTGCACGGCGTGTACTATGAAGACGTCGAATTGATGAAGCGCGTGGCGAAGAAGATCCGTGCGTTCCACGATGAGGGTTGTGGCCTGGAGAATTGGGAAGAGTACAACTACGACCCGATTTATCAGACGGAGCGCCTGTTCAAAGAGGCATCCAAGATGAAAGGCGACCTGTTCAAGGTATTTGAGAAGGAATGGGCGATGATGCACCTTCTCCAGAAGTACGCGGATATGGACGGCGTCGAGCATACGATGTGCCACAACGACATCAACATCGACAACGTGTTGTTGACCGAGGACACCCTCGACATCATCGACTGGGAGTTCGCGGGATACAACGACCCGGGCTATGATTTCGGACGCGTGATTGCTGGCCTCGATTACGAGGTTGACGAGCCGAAGATTGATGACATTCTTGAAGCCTACTTCGGACGTCCCGCAACAGAGGGCGAACATCTCCACTGGATGGCCTACTCGGCAATACACAACTGGTATTACGTTGGTTGGGCCTTGTACAAGGAATCTATCGGAGAGTCGAGCCGCGACTGGATGCTTTTCTTCTTCAAGCAAACCAAGAAGCTGGCTGAATGGTGTCTGCCGCGCTACGAGGCGAAATATGGAAAGATTGACTAA